A stretch of the Aegilops tauschii subsp. strangulata cultivar AL8/78 chromosome 4, Aet v6.0, whole genome shotgun sequence genome encodes the following:
- the LOC109783547 gene encoding G-patch domain-containing protein 1 gives MAAPEAPTCYVGVARQSAAFRLMKQMGWEEGEGLGKDKQGIKGHVRVKQKQDTLGVGVDNPQNKWAYDTTQFDDILKKLKVQSTTPAKEIEDVSSSPDSTPKKDKPAKDEVAKVTRPQGRYKKRERGKSVRGYSAVDLEGILVRKKENDCEVDQEVQPSCMEEPDITIGQGAVSQAEDVNWWGHKFGYVSGGFLGAKSRKNKKDNSNVRQMFGEDDQENLYNLVQDKATSGKQGLGIKDLPMKVGGQRWKGNKTSLGDSDEENSTQSELSEVEEDEDEEGSASDAKVNEVHVKTVKEVCVDAKPKTKFKKLCKKILHQAPSQSMKLKELKEAVEAQSTIFSDFSCRREALSFLKRKLQGSKKFNLEGKRVHLVS, from the exons ATGGCCGCGCCGGAGGCACCCACGTGCTACGTCGGGGTCGCTCGGCAGTCCGCCGCCTTCCGCCTCATGAAGCAAATG GGATGGGAAGAAGGTGAAGGCCTCGGGAAAGACAAGCAGGGTATAAAGGGGCATGTCAGAGTGAAACAAAAGCAGGACACACTAG GTGTTGGTGTGGACAATCCTCAGAATAAATGGGCGTATGATACCACCCAGTTCGATGATATACTAAAGAAACTGAAAGTG CAATCCACAACTCCTGCTAAAG AAATTGAGGATGTAAGCAGTTCACCTGACAGTACACCCAAGAAAGATAAACCTGCAAAAGATGAAGTCGCTAAAGTTACCCGGCCTCAAGGAAG ATATAAGAAAAGGGAGAGGGGGAAAAGTGTGAGGGGTTATTCAGCAGTTGATCTTGAAGGCATACTT GTTCGGAAGAAGGAAAATGATTGCGAGGTGGATCAGGAAGTTCAACCATCATGTATGGAAGAGCCTGATATCACCATCGGCCAGGGTGCAG TATCCCAAGCTGAAGATGTGAACTGGTGGGGGCACAAGTTTGGATATGTATCAGGAGGCTTTTTAGGAGCAAAATCTCGCAAGAATAAAAAAGATAATTCTAATGTCCGTCAGATGTTTGGGGAAGATGATCAAGAAAATCTGTACAACCTTGTTCAG GACAAAGCTACATCTGGAAAGCAGGGTCTTGGCATCAAGGACCTGCCGATGAAAGTTGGTGGCCAGCGTTGGAAGGGGAACAAAACCTCTCTTGGTGATAGTGATGAGGAAAACTCAACCCAGTCTGAATTATCAGAagtggaagaagatgaagacgaGGAAGGATCTGCCAGTGATGCTAAAGTAAATGAAGTACATGTGAAAACTGTAAAAGAAGTTTGCGTGGATGCTAAACCTAAAACCAAGTTCAAGAAGCTTTGCAAAAAAATTCTTCATCAG GCTCCATCTCAGTCCATGAAATTGAAGGAGCTTAAGGAAGCTGTTGAAGCACAATCAACTATTTTCTCCGACTTCTCCTGTAGACGTGAAGCTCTTTCATTCTTGAAGAGGAAG CTCCAGGGAAGCAAGAAATTCAATCTGGAGGGCAAAAGGGTGCATCTTGTATCATGA
- the LOC109783558 gene encoding beta-carotene hydroxylase 2, chloroplastic, with translation MAVARLVAAPFPLAAARARVPPARLPFAPLSARPLSRRAAAPALRVASDGNGGLVPARPGQEAPEDAATAPARGAVSERAARKESERRTYLVAALMSSLGITSMAAAAVYYRFAWQMEGGEIPVTEMLGTLALSVGAAVGMEFWARWAHRALWHASLWDMHESHHLPRDGPFELNDVFAIVNAVPAMALLAFGFFNRGLLPGLCFGAGLGITLFGMAYMFVHDGLVHRRFPVGPIENVPYFRRVAAAHQIHHMDKFDSVPYGLFLGPKELEEVGGTEELEKEVQRRIKRRQKSDAMQ, from the exons ATGGCCGTCGCGAGGCTGGTGGCCGCGCCattccccctcgccgccgcccgggcccGCGTCCCGCCGGCGCGGCTTCCGTTCGCGCCGCTCTCTGCGCGGCCCCTCTCCcggcgcgccgccgcgcccgccctGCGCGTGGCGTCGGACGGCAACGGCGGCCTCGTCCCCGCCCGCCCGGGCCAGGAGGCGCCGGAGGACGCGGCGACGGCGCCTGCGAGGGGCGCCGTGTCGGAGCGCGCGGCGAGGAAGGAGTCGGAGCGGCGGACGTACCTGGTGGCCGCGCTCATGTCCAGCCTCGGCATCACctccatggccgccgccgccgtctacTACCGCTTCGCCTGGCAAATGGAG GGCGGCGAGATTCCGGTGACGGAGATGCTGGGCACCTTGGCACTCTCGGTGGGCGCGGCG GTGGGGATGGAGTTCTGGGCGCGGTGGGCGCACCGGGCGCTGTGGCACGCGTCGCTGTGGGACATGCACGAGTCGCACCACCTCCCCCGCGACGGGCCCTTCGAGCTCAACGACGTGTTCGCCATCGTCAACGCCGTCCCGGCCATGGCCCTCCTCGCCTTCGGCTTCTTCAACCGCGGCCTCCTCCCCGGCCTCTGCTTCGGCGCC GGTCTCGGGATCACGCTGTTCGGGATGGCCTACATGTTCGTCCACGACGGCCTGGTCCACCGCCGCTTCCCCGTGGGCCCCATCGAGAACGTGCCCTACTTCCGGCGAGTCGCCGCCGCGCACCAG ATCCATCACATGGACAAGTTCGACAGCGTGCCATACGGGCTGTTCCTCGGCCCCAAG GAGCTGGAGGAGGTGGGAGGGACGGAGGAGCTGGAGAAGGAGGTGCAGAGGAGGATCAAGAGGAGGCAGAAATCAGACGCCATGCAATGA